From Denitrovibrio acetiphilus DSM 12809, the proteins below share one genomic window:
- a CDS encoding DUF2023 family protein, with translation MQDTNLRLFSHMVYEYKKGVRRLAMYTCSENECEFCIKKLEKSEITYMVATAGDGKSNIFFGDCPCISILESFGKEKLNEFDQKEDFILGILLGYDVTRQCERYISMSDMDKCMGCSVSTQQGA, from the coding sequence ATGCAGGATACAAATCTTAGGCTTTTTTCTCATATGGTCTATGAGTATAAGAAGGGTGTCCGCAGGCTTGCGATGTATACATGCAGTGAAAACGAATGTGAATTCTGCATCAAAAAACTCGAAAAAAGTGAAATAACTTATATGGTTGCTACTGCCGGTGACGGGAAATCGAATATCTTTTTCGGAGATTGTCCCTGCATAAGCATTCTGGAAAGTTTCGGCAAAGAAAAGTTAAATGAGTTTGATCAGAAAGAAGATTTTATACTTGGGATACTGTTAGGTTATGATGTCACAAGGCAGTGTGAACGCTATATCAGCATGTCAGATATGGATAAGTGCATGGGCTGCTCTGTCAGCACTCAGCAAGGTGCTTAG
- a CDS encoding Hsp20/alpha crystallin family protein, with protein MSVKKLVPWNWFKNEEEEEKTSTDIVKNRIGSFEHPFHRVQREMDNLFNSLTRDFWTDIPSMHRGFAEILKPTLDLGETQDDYKISVEVPGVEEKDISIELVDNSLVISGEKKNESKTREENYHRVERSYGSFRRVLTLPENADQNSIRAEFKNGVLKVSIPKKQISGSIVKKIAINSH; from the coding sequence ATGAGCGTTAAAAAGTTAGTTCCTTGGAATTGGTTTAAAAACGAGGAAGAGGAAGAAAAAACAAGCACAGATATTGTGAAAAACAGAATCGGTTCTTTTGAGCACCCATTCCATAGGGTACAACGGGAGATGGACAACCTGTTCAACTCATTAACAAGAGACTTTTGGACAGATATTCCGTCAATGCATAGAGGGTTTGCTGAAATACTCAAACCGACTCTTGACCTTGGAGAAACGCAGGATGATTACAAAATCTCTGTGGAAGTGCCGGGTGTGGAAGAAAAGGATATATCTATTGAATTAGTAGATAATTCACTTGTGATCTCTGGTGAGAAAAAAAACGAATCAAAAACCAGAGAAGAGAACTACCACCGGGTGGAAAGGTCATACGGCAGCTTCAGAAGGGTTCTGACACTGCCGGAAAATGCAGATCAAAACAGTATCAGGGCAGAATTCAAAAACGGTGTACTGAAGGTCAGTATACCCAAAAAACAAATATCTGGTTCTATAGTAAAGAAAATAGCAATCAACTCTCACTAA